A section of the Anabaena cylindrica PCC 7122 genome encodes:
- a CDS encoding PP2C family protein-serine/threonine phosphatase: MSQVPSHPTESNSSATTDVTPVVALKELVARLHREQNKIQDLLSSLGFALRSFNNLNQFLELIPLMATRVTDAEGSALFLYKPNGQIRLEQLHWQDSQQRKNIRKALENASSQITLVPNSVPLATTTGILDAQMHHYLGPDVQIFGTAILVKHTERGWLYVLSRDPDYSWTETRQKLVRLVADQTAVAIENDELAVELRKKERLDQELEIGAEIQRRLLPRQCPSIPGVVLAARCKPANRVGGDYYDFIPTNHHQLPSNNHKGSAEDACWGLVIGDVMGKGVPAGLIMTMMRGMLRGEVLHGNSAAGILQNLNRVMYADLENSHRFVTLFYSEYNPRTRILSYSNAAHNPPFWWHAATKNVTRLDTLGMLIGLDANSQYEDAHVQLESGDTIIYYTDGLTDASAAGGDRFDEENFITSFNFACRYCNGPQEIVDYLFDKVEEFIGPDKQNTDDMTLVVLQIL; this comes from the coding sequence GTGTCTCAAGTGCCTTCTCACCCCACTGAAAGTAATAGTAGTGCCACGACAGATGTCACTCCAGTCGTGGCACTGAAAGAACTTGTGGCCAGGCTACATCGTGAACAGAACAAAATTCAAGATTTGCTCAGTTCTTTAGGATTTGCCCTCAGAAGCTTCAATAATTTGAATCAGTTCTTAGAATTGATTCCTCTTATGGCAACCAGAGTAACTGATGCTGAAGGTAGCGCCCTTTTTCTCTACAAACCCAATGGTCAAATTAGGCTAGAACAACTGCATTGGCAGGATAGTCAGCAAAGAAAAAATATCCGCAAAGCTTTAGAAAATGCCAGTAGTCAAATTACACTTGTACCTAATTCAGTTCCTTTAGCAACAACTACAGGTATTTTAGATGCTCAGATGCATCACTATTTAGGGCCAGATGTACAAATTTTTGGCACTGCAATTTTAGTTAAGCATACAGAACGCGGTTGGCTTTACGTTTTAAGCCGTGATCCTGATTATAGTTGGACAGAAACCAGACAAAAATTAGTGAGATTAGTTGCAGATCAAACGGCTGTAGCGATTGAAAATGATGAATTAGCGGTAGAACTGAGGAAAAAAGAACGCTTAGATCAAGAATTAGAAATTGGTGCAGAAATTCAACGCCGACTTTTACCGCGTCAATGTCCTAGTATTCCTGGTGTTGTTTTGGCTGCACGTTGTAAACCGGCTAATCGAGTCGGTGGAGATTACTACGATTTTATTCCTACAAATCATCATCAATTGCCCTCAAATAATCATAAAGGCAGTGCAGAAGATGCCTGTTGGGGTTTGGTAATTGGGGATGTTATGGGTAAAGGTGTTCCCGCTGGGTTGATTATGACAATGATGCGAGGAATGCTGAGAGGTGAAGTATTGCATGGTAATTCCGCAGCCGGAATTTTGCAAAATTTGAATCGAGTCATGTACGCGGATTTGGAAAATTCCCACCGTTTTGTGACTTTGTTTTACTCAGAATATAATCCTCGCACACGGATTTTGTCTTACAGTAATGCCGCACATAATCCTCCTTTCTGGTGGCACGCGGCTACAAAAAATGTGACTCGTTTGGATACTTTAGGGATGCTGATTGGCTTAGATGCTAATAGCCAATATGAAGATGCCCATGTTCAGTTAGAATCTGGAGATACGATTATTTATTATACAGATGGTTTGACGGATGCATCTGCGGCTGGGGGCGATCGCTTTGATGAAGAAAATTTTATCACTTCTTTTAACTTCGCTTGTCGTTATTGCAACGGCCCACAGGAAATTGTCGATTATTTATTTGATAAGGTTGAGGAATTCATCGGGCCAGATAAGCAAAATACCGATGATATGACCTTGGTAGTTTTACAGATTTTGTGA
- a CDS encoding DUF29 domain-containing protein produces the protein MVSISKTAIRLYDTDFVTWTQQTAELIRAEKWDRVDWDAVVEEIESLGRSDRRELKSRLEVLLQHLLKWQYQPSLRSGSWQNAIAEQRNRIEDLLQDSPSLNPYLEEVLADCYRRGKKLASNETEIPQNTFPADLPYSVTQILDMEFLP, from the coding sequence ATGGTTTCTATTTCCAAGACAGCAATCCGGTTGTATGATACTGATTTTGTCACATGGACACAGCAAACGGCTGAATTAATTCGTGCGGAAAAATGGGATAGGGTTGATTGGGATGCGGTGGTTGAGGAGATTGAAAGCTTGGGAAGGTCAGACCGACGAGAGTTGAAAAGCCGATTAGAAGTATTGTTACAGCATTTGCTAAAATGGCAATATCAGCCCAGTTTGCGAAGTGGCTCTTGGCAAAATGCGATCGCAGAACAACGAAACCGCATTGAAGATTTACTCCAAGATAGTCCTAGTCTTAATCCTTATCTAGAAGAAGTTTTAGCTGATTGCTACCGCAGAGGAAAAAAACTAGCCAGCAACGAAACTGAAATTCCCCAAAATACCTTTCCAGCAGATTTACCTTACTCAGTGACTCAAATACTGGATATGGAATTTTTACCTTAA
- a CDS encoding restriction endonuclease: MTTDVEYQARITSYNWDDLIILWSEIESGNTPNWDAGKALEYLVLRAFQLNNTEVTWPYSVYLDGEEIEQIDGVVYADGLSCIIECKDTAKPVKIEPIAKLRNQLLRRPAATIGSIFSRSGFTEASETLAGFVAPQTILLWGGEEIKYSLENECIRRALIKKYRICVEQGLANYSIKTEVLS; the protein is encoded by the coding sequence ATGACCACAGATGTAGAATATCAAGCAAGAATTACCAGCTATAACTGGGATGATTTAATAATATTATGGTCAGAAATTGAATCAGGTAATACGCCAAATTGGGATGCAGGTAAAGCATTAGAATATCTCGTTTTACGAGCATTTCAACTGAACAACACCGAAGTAACCTGGCCTTATAGCGTGTATTTAGATGGAGAAGAAATAGAACAAATTGACGGAGTAGTTTATGCAGATGGCTTATCTTGTATAATAGAATGTAAAGACACAGCAAAACCTGTTAAAATTGAACCTATAGCCAAGTTAAGAAATCAACTATTACGCAGACCAGCAGCAACTATTGGGAGTATATTTAGTCGTAGTGGATTTACAGAAGCATCGGAAACCTTAGCTGGATTTGTTGCACCTCAAACTATTCTATTGTGGGGAGGAGAAGAAATTAAATATTCTTTAGAAAATGAGTGTATACGTAGAGCATTAATCAAAAAATATCGTATTTGTGTTGAACAAGGACTAGCTAATTACAGCATTAAAACAGAGGTTCTATCATGA
- a CDS encoding PIN domain-containing protein gives MKQVLFDSDVLLDILAQRQPFVLASAQALNTVMKRQVQGFVSGHAVTNIFYILRRQIGSEAARKLIENLLQNIKIASVTDEVIHQALQSAIKDFEDAVTSAAAMGAGLEIIVTRNKSDFAESSIPAMLPEEFLKML, from the coding sequence TTGAAACAGGTATTATTTGACAGCGATGTTTTACTAGATATTTTAGCACAGCGTCAACCGTTTGTTCTTGCCTCAGCACAAGCATTAAATACAGTCATGAAAAGACAGGTGCAAGGCTTTGTTTCAGGACACGCTGTCACCAATATATTCTATATTTTACGCCGTCAAATTGGTAGCGAAGCAGCACGTAAATTAATAGAAAACTTATTGCAAAATATTAAAATTGCCAGCGTTACAGATGAAGTAATTCATCAAGCTTTGCAAAGTGCAATTAAAGATTTTGAAGATGCGGTGACAAGTGCAGCAGCAATGGGCGCAGGTTTAGAAATAATCGTAACACGAAATAAATCTGATTTTGCAGAGTCTTCAATACCGGCAATGTTGCCAGAAGAGTTCTTGAAAATGCTTTGA
- a CDS encoding S-layer homology domain-containing protein, whose product MKYWLGTISLIVLIQSFPLIELTQAQENIPVIKSDYIQKVLETKLMDNFPDGKFYPERLISRAELAGVLVKAFYLDKRQAAKQEKPIFVPDVPSSYWAYEDIQTVLKTDIMKGYRGNMFFPNQRVTRAEGLAIFAQAYGVFQFSEPTVNEILTPYPDAASIPNWARRAIATVITEDLINIDPQGKINPLSPMTRGDLAYVLSKYLQRQQKQPETPIVPGIPQQP is encoded by the coding sequence ATGAAGTATTGGCTAGGGACAATTTCTTTGATTGTATTAATACAAAGCTTTCCATTAATTGAACTAACACAAGCACAAGAAAATATTCCTGTCATTAAATCAGATTATATTCAGAAAGTGCTGGAAACAAAATTAATGGATAACTTTCCCGATGGAAAATTTTATCCAGAAAGATTAATTAGTCGTGCAGAATTAGCAGGAGTTTTAGTTAAAGCTTTTTATTTAGATAAACGACAAGCTGCAAAACAAGAAAAACCCATATTTGTGCCAGATGTACCCAGTTCTTATTGGGCATATGAAGATATTCAGACAGTGCTGAAAACTGATATTATGAAAGGTTATCGGGGCAATATGTTTTTCCCAAACCAAAGGGTAACAAGAGCGGAAGGTTTAGCGATTTTTGCCCAAGCTTATGGAGTTTTTCAGTTTTCTGAGCCAACCGTCAACGAAATTTTGACCCCATACCCAGATGCAGCGTCTATACCTAATTGGGCTAGAAGAGCGATCGCAACCGTCATCACCGAAGATTTAATTAATATAGATCCTCAAGGTAAGATTAACCCATTAAGTCCCATGACCCGTGGCGATCTTGCTTACGTCTTAAGTAAATATTTGCAACGTCAACAAAAACAACCAGAAACTCCAATAGTACCCGGTATTCCCCAACAGCCATAA
- the dxs gene encoding 1-deoxy-D-xylulose-5-phosphate synthase produces the protein MHLSEITHPNQLHGLSIRQLQQIAHQIRDKHLQTVAATGGHLGPGLGVVELTLALYQTLDLDRDKVIWDVGHQAYPHKLLTGRYSDFHTLRQKDGVAGYLKRCENKFDHFGAGHASTSISAALGMALARDLKGEKFKAVAVIGDGALTGGMALEAINHAGHLPKTNLLVVLNDNEMSISPNVGAIPRYLNKMRLSPPVQFIKDNFEEQVKHIPFVGESLSPELDRIKEGMKRLAVPKVGAVFEELGFTYMGPVDGHNLEELIATFQQAHQMTGPVLVHVVTTKGKGYEIAEKDQVGYHAQNPFNVSTGKAIPSNKPKPPAYAKVFSHTLVKLAEQNPKIVGITAAMATGTGLDKLQTKLPNQYIDVGIAEQHAITLAAGLACEGMRPVAAIYSTFLQRAYDQIIHDVCIQNLPVFFCLDRAGIVGADGPTHQGMYDIAYLRCIPNMVVMAPKDEAELQRMVVTGINHTSGPISMRFPRGNGHGVPLMEEGWEPLEIGKGEILRQGDDVLIVGYGTMVYPGMQAAEILSEHGIEATVINARFVKPLDTELILPLAKQIGRVVTLEEGCLMGGFGSAVAEALMDADVLVPVKRIGVPDILVDHATPDQSFAALGLSSRQIAETVLEAFFKKQAAAAVV, from the coding sequence ATGCATCTGAGTGAAATCACCCATCCTAACCAGTTGCACGGTTTGTCGATTCGACAATTACAACAAATTGCCCATCAAATTCGAGATAAGCACTTACAAACCGTTGCAGCAACAGGAGGGCATTTAGGTCCCGGCTTGGGAGTTGTAGAATTAACCCTAGCGCTTTACCAGACGCTGGATTTAGATCGGGATAAAGTCATTTGGGATGTAGGCCACCAAGCTTATCCCCACAAACTACTCACAGGTCGTTACAGTGACTTCCACACCCTCAGACAAAAAGACGGAGTTGCTGGTTATCTCAAGCGTTGCGAAAACAAATTTGACCATTTTGGGGCAGGACACGCTTCAACCAGTATCTCAGCTGCCTTAGGCATGGCTTTAGCCCGTGACTTAAAAGGGGAAAAATTTAAAGCTGTAGCTGTAATTGGAGATGGTGCTTTAACTGGTGGTATGGCTTTAGAAGCTATCAACCATGCGGGACACCTACCCAAAACGAACCTGCTGGTAGTTCTCAACGACAACGAGATGTCCATATCTCCCAATGTCGGTGCAATTCCCCGCTATCTCAACAAAATGCGCCTTAGCCCACCGGTGCAATTTATCAAAGATAATTTTGAGGAACAAGTTAAACACATTCCTTTCGTTGGTGAGTCGCTTTCACCAGAACTAGATCGCATCAAAGAAGGGATGAAGCGTTTGGCAGTTCCCAAGGTAGGTGCAGTTTTTGAAGAACTGGGCTTTACCTACATGGGGCCAGTTGATGGACATAATTTAGAGGAATTAATTGCTACTTTCCAACAGGCACATCAAATGACAGGCCCTGTTTTGGTTCATGTAGTGACAACTAAAGGCAAAGGCTATGAAATTGCTGAAAAAGACCAAGTAGGCTATCACGCCCAAAACCCCTTCAATGTATCCACTGGTAAGGCTATTCCTTCCAATAAACCCAAACCCCCTGCTTATGCTAAAGTCTTTTCTCACACTTTAGTCAAACTTGCTGAACAAAACCCGAAAATCGTTGGTATTACAGCAGCAATGGCTACAGGTACGGGTTTAGACAAACTACAAACTAAACTGCCTAATCAATATATTGATGTCGGTATTGCTGAACAACACGCTATCACCCTAGCAGCAGGTTTAGCCTGTGAAGGAATGCGTCCTGTTGCGGCTATTTATTCCACCTTCTTACAACGCGCTTACGATCAAATCATTCACGATGTTTGCATTCAAAACCTGCCTGTGTTCTTCTGTTTAGACAGAGCAGGAATTGTGGGTGCTGATGGACCTACTCACCAAGGTATGTATGACATTGCTTATCTACGTTGCATCCCCAACATGGTAGTGATGGCTCCTAAGGACGAAGCCGAATTACAACGGATGGTTGTTACTGGTATTAATCATACTAGTGGCCCTATTTCCATGCGCTTCCCTCGTGGTAATGGTCACGGTGTGCCTTTGATGGAAGAAGGTTGGGAACCTTTGGAAATCGGTAAAGGGGAAATTCTCCGTCAAGGTGATGATGTGTTAATCGTCGGTTACGGCACAATGGTTTATCCAGGAATGCAAGCGGCAGAAATTCTCAGTGAACACGGTATTGAAGCAACTGTGATTAATGCCCGTTTTGTTAAGCCTTTGGATACTGAGTTGATTTTACCTTTGGCTAAACAAATCGGCCGGGTTGTCACTTTAGAAGAAGGTTGTTTAATGGGTGGCTTTGGTTCTGCTGTAGCTGAAGCTTTAATGGATGCTGATGTTTTGGTTCCTGTGAAGCGGATTGGTGTACCAGATATTTTGGTAGATCATGCGACACCTGATCAATCTTTTGCAGCTTTAGGTTTAAGCAGTCGGCAAATTGCCGAAACTGTTTTGGAAGCTTTCTTTAAGAAACAAGCTGCTGCTGCTGTGGTGTAA
- a CDS encoding DUF423 domain-containing protein, whose amino-acid sequence MTQIFLTVAAIFGGLSVAGGAFGAHALREKISDRALEIFDTGARYQMYHALALLFVAMLMSRIPSPPLTLVASGWLFIAGVVIFSGSLYAISLTGIKSLGAIAPLGGISLMAGWGILAFAAATIKF is encoded by the coding sequence ATGACGCAGATTTTTTTGACTGTAGCTGCCATTTTTGGCGGTTTGTCTGTTGCTGGTGGTGCTTTTGGCGCTCATGCTTTGCGGGAAAAAATCAGCGATCGCGCTTTAGAAATCTTCGATACTGGCGCTCGCTATCAAATGTACCACGCTCTAGCACTCTTGTTTGTCGCCATGCTCATGAGTCGCATACCCTCTCCACCATTAACCTTGGTAGCCAGTGGTTGGTTATTTATAGCTGGTGTGGTTATTTTTTCAGGTAGCTTATATGCCATCAGCTTAACAGGTATCAAATCCTTGGGTGCGATCGCACCTTTAGGAGGCATATCATTGATGGCTGGTTGGGGTATTTTAGCTTTTGCTGCTGCAACTATCAAGTTTTAA